In a single window of the Orenia metallireducens genome:
- a CDS encoding pyridoxal-phosphate-dependent aminotransferase family protein — translation MKGPLIMTPGPTYVDEEVRKALSNPITNPDIDPDFYEYYQDTCIKLQNLLNTENQVLILSGEGILGLEAACASLIEPGDKVLCIDNGIFGNGFGDFAKMYGAEVRYFKTNYRKAIDPQELELFLEENHDFKAATLVHCETPSGITNPVDQICPLLKRYGIITVVDSVSAIGGERLETDEWGMDIVLGGSQKCLSAPPGLTFLSISQAAWKVILNRKTPIASFYCNLANWKDWYEKQWFPYTQPISDIYGLRVAVDRWLEEDNPIARHAKLANGVRESLVSGGLKLYPLEGFSNTVTTISIPKGVTYHDIYDKMLKEHNIMITGAFGFLQDKVIRIGHMGENCYEEKLYLTLKALDLTLRSLGVELKGELDRTFVSAIK, via the coding sequence GTGAAAGGACCATTAATTATGACACCAGGTCCAACCTATGTTGATGAGGAGGTAAGAAAAGCCTTATCTAATCCAATAACCAATCCAGATATAGACCCCGATTTTTATGAGTATTATCAGGATACTTGCATAAAGCTACAGAATTTATTGAATACTGAAAATCAAGTACTTATTTTAAGTGGTGAGGGGATATTAGGGCTTGAGGCTGCTTGTGCTTCACTAATTGAACCTGGAGATAAGGTCTTATGTATCGATAATGGAATTTTTGGTAATGGATTTGGTGACTTTGCTAAGATGTATGGAGCTGAAGTAAGGTATTTTAAAACCAATTATCGTAAAGCTATCGATCCACAGGAATTAGAGTTGTTTTTAGAGGAAAATCATGATTTCAAAGCTGCTACTCTAGTACATTGCGAGACACCTTCAGGAATAACCAATCCAGTAGACCAAATCTGCCCTTTATTGAAGAGGTATGGAATTATTACAGTGGTTGATTCTGTTTCAGCTATCGGTGGTGAGAGATTAGAGACAGATGAGTGGGGAATGGATATTGTTTTAGGTGGCTCCCAGAAGTGTTTATCAGCTCCTCCAGGATTAACTTTTTTAAGTATAAGCCAAGCTGCTTGGAAAGTAATCTTAAATAGAAAGACACCAATTGCTAGTTTCTATTGTAACTTAGCTAATTGGAAGGATTGGTATGAGAAGCAGTGGTTTCCCTATACCCAACCTATCAGTGATATCTATGGCTTGAGGGTAGCAGTAGATAGATGGCTAGAGGAGGATAACCCAATTGCTAGGCATGCTAAGCTAGCCAATGGAGTTAGAGAGAGTTTAGTTAGTGGAGGGTTGAAGTTATATCCTCTAGAGGGTTTCTCAAATACTGTTACGACTATTAGTATACCCAAAGGAGTTACTTATCATGATATCTACGATAAGATGTTAAAGGAACATAATATTATGATAACTGGAGCCTTTGGGTTCTTGCAGGATAAGGTAATTCGAATTGGTCATATGGGTGAGAACTGCTATGAAGAGAAGCTTTATTTAACCTTAAAGGCTCTTGATTTAACCTTACGTAGCTTAGGAGTTGAGTTAAAGGGAGAGTTAGATAGAACATTCGTTTCAGCTATTAAGTAA
- a CDS encoding restriction endonuclease subunit S, translated as MWEKVKLGDVAEIITGSTPRKKNKEYWEGGDIPFITPAQLSDDTVKYVNDSDDYITEKGLEKARLLPKNAIMVCCIGSLGKLGIAERKLVTNQQINSVVFDEDKVYYKYGAYALTRMKPVMELRASSTTVNIINKTRFSKIEIPMPPIEIQQKIADALDKAQELIDKRKEQIEKLDEFVESVFLDMFGDPATNPNEWQVEKMNYFINDIRAGWSIGGESRQKKENEIGVLKISSVTTGKFLKDEYKVVDKEKIKKDLVHPLKGDVLFSRANTRELVAATCIVDDDYTDLFLPDKLWKIILDREIINSYYFVYLLRNERYRHRLTRKATGSSGSMLNISQKKLLNTKFPIAPLELQNKFAQIVEATEEKRKILEESLAEMENNFNSIMQKAFKGELF; from the coding sequence ATGTGGGAGAAGGTTAAGTTAGGGGATGTTGCAGAGATTATAACTGGAAGCACTCCGCGTAAGAAAAATAAAGAGTATTGGGAAGGTGGAGATATACCTTTTATAACTCCTGCTCAATTATCAGATGATACAGTAAAATATGTTAATGATTCTGACGATTATATAACAGAAAAAGGATTAGAAAAAGCAAGACTATTGCCTAAAAATGCAATAATGGTCTGTTGTATTGGTTCTTTAGGTAAACTTGGAATTGCAGAACGAAAACTAGTAACAAATCAACAGATAAATTCTGTAGTTTTTGATGAAGACAAAGTTTATTATAAATATGGTGCCTATGCCTTAACAAGAATGAAACCAGTTATGGAATTAAGAGCTAGTTCAACTACGGTAAATATTATTAATAAAACTAGGTTTTCAAAGATTGAAATTCCTATGCCACCAATAGAAATTCAACAGAAGATTGCTGATGCTTTAGATAAGGCTCAGGAATTGATTGATAAACGAAAAGAGCAGATAGAGAAGTTAGATGAGTTTGTGGAGAGTGTGTTTTTGGATATGTTTGGTGATCCAGCAACTAATCCTAATGAGTGGCAAGTTGAAAAAATGAATTATTTTATTAATGATATTAGAGCTGGATGGAGTATAGGAGGAGAAAGTAGACAAAAAAAAGAAAATGAAATAGGTGTTTTGAAGATAAGTTCTGTTACAACAGGTAAATTTTTAAAGGATGAATATAAAGTTGTAGATAAAGAAAAAATTAAGAAAGATTTAGTACATCCATTAAAAGGAGATGTTTTATTTAGTAGAGCAAATACTAGAGAATTAGTAGCTGCTACGTGTATTGTTGATGATGATTATACAGATTTATTTTTGCCTGATAAGCTGTGGAAAATTATATTGGATAGAGAAATAATAAATTCCTATTATTTTGTCTATCTATTAAGAAATGAAAGATATAGACACCGTTTAACTAGAAAAGCTACTGGTAGTAGTGGCTCAATGCTAAATATTTCTCAAAAAAAATTATTAAATACTAAATTTCCGATTGCACCACTAGAACTACAAAACAAATTCGCCCAAATAGTAGAAGCTACCGAAGAGAAACGGAAAATCCTAGAAGAGAGTTTAGCTGAGATGGAGAATAATTTCAATAGTATTATGCAGAAGGCATTTAAGGGAGAGTTGTTTTAA
- a CDS encoding DEAD/DEAH box helicase family protein: protein MSSNFSFLENNKHFQSFAKACLDAERSIAVSPPTTAILARRALELAVKWVYSFDDYLEIPYRDNLSSLIHNRTFKEILTSELFPLIKYIVSLGNLSAHTNNQVSREEAVLSLRNLHQFVSWIGYCYSSDYIEAEFDESILATGQQRKTTQEELKKLYDQLGDKDEKLQDIISENEKLRAELRQAREEKLEAKDFEIDNITEAETRKRYIDLYLKEADWTFGDDCIEEYQVKGMPNNAGIGYVDYLLFGANGKPLAVVEAKRTTKDPKDGKQQAKLYADCLEQEFGQRPVIFYTNGFETYIWDDTNYPERRVSGFYTKDQLQLMVDRRTTKVPLDKIEIKDEISNRYYQKEAIKAVCEEFTKGDRRALLVMATGSGKTRTSISIVDVLSRHNWVKNILFLADRTALVKQAKKNFNNLLPNMSLCNLVDDKDNPESRIVFSTYPTMMNAIDEAKTKDGKKLFTVGHFDLIIVDESHRSIYKKYQAIFDYFDALLIGLTATPKSDLDKNTYEIFNLEDHVPTYAYELEQAVNDKYLVYFDLVETKLKFLEEGISYDELSDEDKEKYEETFDDEMPDFISNDAINSWLYNEDTIDKVITMLMEKGIKVEGGDKLGKTIIFARNHRHAVKIVERFNALYPEYKGDFARVIDNHVNYSQDLIEQFGVKNSLPQIAVSVDMMDTGIDVPEIVNLVFFKKVRSKAKFWQMIGRGTRLCEDLFGVGQDKERFLIFDFGNNFEFFRVNAEGKEVRNTSSLTEKIFNTKVNLVKELQHLDYQEDKYINYRKNLISQLVGEVINLNRADFRVKQNLRYVVKFEDKKNWNKLGDIDVQEIKEFITPLIKPIQDDEMAKRFDYLMLTIELADLVGNNASRAKTNVIKTANSLSKIGTIPQVLEQREVIEQIKRDDFWSKADINDYEEVREALRDLIKFIEKKETKIYYTNFTEQVLETKESSGKFTTSNLENYRDKVDRYIKEHQNYISIHKLKANKKLTEQDFIQLEKILWNEVGTKEDYQKEFGDTPLAVLVREIIGLDQKAANRAFSQFLNDENLDSKQIRFVKKIVDYVVENGLIRDKKVLQEEPFRSIGSITQLFPTKSIRKIVDIIDEINNNAMNVM, encoded by the coding sequence ATGTCTTCTAACTTTTCATTTCTAGAGAATAATAAACACTTTCAGAGCTTTGCTAAAGCCTGTTTAGATGCAGAAAGGAGTATAGCAGTCAGTCCACCGACTACAGCTATTTTGGCTCGTAGAGCTTTAGAATTGGCAGTCAAATGGGTCTACAGCTTTGATGATTATCTTGAGATTCCTTACCGTGATAACCTATCAAGCTTAATTCATAATAGAACTTTTAAGGAGATACTAACATCAGAGTTATTTCCTTTGATTAAATACATTGTTAGCTTAGGGAATCTATCGGCACATACCAATAATCAGGTCAGCCGTGAAGAGGCTGTATTATCTTTAAGAAACTTACACCAATTTGTATCGTGGATAGGCTATTGTTACTCATCAGATTATATTGAGGCTGAATTTGATGAGAGTATATTAGCAACAGGTCAGCAAAGAAAGACTACTCAAGAGGAACTAAAAAAGCTATATGACCAATTAGGTGATAAGGATGAGAAGTTACAGGATATAATTTCTGAAAATGAAAAACTAAGAGCAGAGCTGAGACAGGCTAGAGAAGAGAAATTAGAAGCTAAAGACTTTGAGATTGATAATATCACAGAAGCTGAAACTAGAAAGCGATATATCGATCTATATCTTAAAGAGGCAGATTGGACTTTTGGAGATGACTGTATCGAGGAGTATCAGGTCAAGGGAATGCCTAATAATGCAGGGATAGGCTATGTCGATTATCTACTCTTTGGAGCTAATGGTAAGCCCCTAGCTGTAGTAGAAGCCAAACGAACTACCAAAGATCCTAAAGATGGTAAACAGCAGGCAAAACTATATGCAGACTGCTTAGAGCAGGAGTTTGGACAGCGTCCAGTTATCTTCTATACCAATGGCTTTGAGACTTATATTTGGGACGATACGAATTATCCAGAACGTAGAGTATCAGGCTTTTATACTAAAGACCAGCTACAGCTAATGGTTGATAGAAGAACGACCAAGGTACCCTTAGATAAAATAGAGATTAAAGATGAGATAAGTAACCGTTATTATCAGAAGGAAGCCATTAAAGCAGTTTGTGAAGAGTTCACAAAGGGAGATAGAAGAGCATTACTCGTAATGGCTACAGGAAGTGGAAAGACAAGGACATCTATCTCTATAGTAGATGTGCTATCACGCCATAATTGGGTCAAGAATATACTCTTTTTAGCTGATAGAACAGCCTTAGTCAAACAGGCTAAGAAGAACTTCAACAACTTATTACCTAATATGTCCCTATGTAATCTAGTAGATGACAAAGACAATCCTGAGAGTAGAATAGTCTTTTCAACCTATCCAACAATGATGAATGCCATTGATGAAGCAAAGACTAAGGATGGGAAGAAGTTATTTACAGTAGGGCACTTTGATCTGATTATAGTTGACGAATCTCACCGTAGTATTTACAAGAAATATCAGGCTATCTTCGATTATTTTGATGCACTCTTAATCGGATTAACTGCTACACCAAAAAGTGATCTAGATAAGAACACCTATGAAATCTTTAACTTAGAAGACCATGTACCAACCTATGCCTATGAGCTAGAGCAAGCAGTAAATGATAAGTACCTAGTCTACTTTGATTTGGTAGAAACTAAGCTTAAATTTTTAGAAGAAGGAATCAGCTATGATGAATTAAGTGATGAAGATAAAGAGAAATATGAAGAGACCTTTGATGATGAAATGCCTGATTTTATCTCCAATGATGCCATCAATAGCTGGCTCTACAATGAAGATACTATAGATAAAGTAATAACTATGTTGATGGAGAAAGGGATTAAGGTAGAAGGTGGAGATAAATTAGGTAAGACTATTATCTTTGCTAGAAATCATAGGCATGCAGTCAAGATTGTAGAACGATTCAATGCTTTATATCCAGAGTATAAGGGCGACTTTGCTAGAGTTATCGATAATCATGTAAACTATTCTCAAGATTTAATAGAGCAATTTGGAGTAAAGAATAGCTTACCTCAGATAGCTGTTTCTGTTGATATGATGGATACAGGAATAGATGTTCCTGAAATTGTAAACTTAGTATTCTTTAAGAAGGTAAGATCTAAGGCAAAGTTCTGGCAGATGATAGGTAGAGGAACTAGACTTTGTGAAGATTTATTTGGGGTAGGTCAAGATAAAGAGCGATTCTTAATCTTTGATTTTGGAAATAACTTTGAATTCTTTAGGGTCAATGCCGAAGGTAAAGAGGTCAGAAATACTTCAAGTTTAACAGAGAAGATATTTAATACTAAGGTTAATCTAGTTAAAGAGCTGCAACATCTAGATTATCAAGAAGATAAGTATATTAATTATAGAAAGAATTTAATCTCACAGTTAGTAGGAGAGGTTATTAATCTAAATCGAGCTGATTTTAGGGTCAAACAGAACTTACGTTATGTAGTCAAGTTTGAAGATAAGAAGAATTGGAATAAACTAGGTGATATTGATGTGCAAGAGATTAAAGAGTTTATTACACCTTTAATTAAACCTATTCAAGATGATGAGATGGCAAAAAGATTTGATTATCTGATGTTGACAATTGAATTAGCAGATTTAGTAGGTAACAATGCCAGCAGAGCTAAGACAAATGTCATTAAAACAGCCAACTCACTGTCCAAAATTGGAACAATTCCTCAAGTGTTAGAGCAGAGGGAAGTTATTGAGCAGATAAAAAGAGATGATTTTTGGTCTAAAGCGGATATTAATGATTATGAAGAAGTACGAGAAGCTTTGAGAGATCTGATTAAGTTTATTGAAAAGAAGGAGACTAAGATATATTATACCAACTTTACTGAGCAAGTACTTGAAACTAAAGAGAGTTCAGGAAAGTTTACAACTAGTAATTTAGAGAATTATCGGGATAAGGTTGATAGATATATAAAAGAGCATCAAAATTATATATCAATTCATAAGTTAAAGGCTAATAAGAAGTTAACTGAACAGGACTTTATACAATTAGAGAAGATACTATGGAATGAAGTTGGGACAAAAGAAGATTATCAAAAGGAATTTGGAGATACTCCCCTTGCAGTATTGGTTAGGGAGATTATTGGATTAGATCAAAAAGCAGCTAATAGGGCTTTTTCACAATTTCTAAATGATGAGAATTTAGATAGTAAACAGATTAGATTTGTTAAAAAGATTGTAGACTATGTTGTGGAAAATGGATTGATAAGGGATAAAAAGGTTTTACAAGAGGAACCCTTTCGGTCTATTGGTAGTATAACTCAATTGTTTCCTACTAAAAGTATCAGAAAAATTGTGGATATTATTGATGAAATAAATAATAATGCAATGAATGTAATGTAA
- a CDS encoding type I restriction-modification system subunit M, whose amino-acid sequence MITGELKNKVDKIWETFWTGGITNPLSVIEQITYLLFIKGLDEAETIKEKEASLLGIDFKRTFPEEKQQLRWSQFKNMEAEQMYQVMAEGVFPFIKNLHNDKESAYSKYMSDAIFMIPTPKMLEKVVTGLDSIPMQDRDTKGDLYEYLLSKIATAGKNGQFRTPRHIIEMMVKLMKPTPEDKIVDPAAGSSGFLVAASEYLREKHEDLFLDKDKKDHFNNSMFYGYDMDRTMLRIGAMNMMLHGIDNPNIEYRDSLSELNEDREEYSLILANPPFKGSLDYDVVADDLLKLTKTKKTELLFLSLFTRILKVGGRCASIVPDGVLFGSSRAHKAIRKELVENQKLEAIISMPSGVFKPYAGVSTAIIIFTKTNAGGTDKVWFYDMKADGYSLDDKRQPIEENDIPDILERFNNLAEEEGNERTDKSFLVPKSEIKEMKYDLSINRYKEIEYEEIQYEEPKVIIEKIEELEEEIMSGLAELKGMIG is encoded by the coding sequence ATGATAACAGGAGAGTTGAAGAACAAGGTAGATAAGATATGGGAGACTTTTTGGACAGGTGGAATTACCAATCCACTATCTGTAATTGAACAGATTACATATTTATTATTCATCAAAGGATTGGATGAGGCGGAGACGATTAAGGAGAAGGAGGCTTCATTATTAGGAATTGACTTTAAGAGAACCTTCCCAGAGGAGAAGCAACAACTAAGATGGAGCCAATTTAAAAATATGGAAGCAGAGCAGATGTATCAGGTAATGGCTGAAGGAGTATTTCCTTTTATTAAGAATTTACATAATGACAAAGAGTCAGCTTATAGCAAGTATATGAGTGATGCTATCTTCATGATACCTACACCGAAGATGTTAGAGAAGGTAGTCACAGGTCTTGATAGTATCCCAATGCAGGATAGGGATACCAAAGGTGACTTATACGAGTATCTATTATCGAAGATTGCTACAGCAGGTAAGAATGGACAGTTTAGAACACCCCGCCATATTATCGAGATGATGGTTAAGCTGATGAAGCCAACACCAGAGGATAAGATAGTCGATCCTGCTGCTGGTTCTAGTGGTTTTCTTGTAGCTGCTTCTGAATATTTACGAGAGAAGCACGAGGACTTATTCCTAGATAAAGATAAGAAAGATCACTTCAACAATAGTATGTTCTATGGTTATGATATGGATAGAACTATGCTGAGAATTGGTGCAATGAATATGATGCTCCATGGTATCGATAATCCTAATATCGAGTATCGTGACTCTTTATCAGAGCTAAATGAGGATAGAGAGGAATACTCACTAATTTTAGCTAATCCTCCCTTTAAGGGTTCGCTAGATTATGATGTAGTAGCAGATGATCTACTTAAATTAACTAAGACTAAGAAGACTGAACTATTATTTCTCTCACTATTCACTCGAATACTCAAGGTAGGAGGAAGATGTGCTTCTATCGTTCCTGATGGAGTCTTATTTGGAAGCTCTAGAGCACATAAGGCTATCCGTAAAGAGTTGGTAGAGAATCAGAAGTTAGAAGCGATTATCTCTATGCCTAGTGGAGTCTTCAAGCCCTATGCTGGTGTCTCAACAGCAATTATTATCTTCACCAAGACCAATGCAGGAGGGACTGACAAGGTCTGGTTCTATGATATGAAAGCCGATGGTTATTCTCTAGATGATAAACGCCAGCCTATTGAGGAGAATGATATTCCTGATATCCTAGAACGTTTTAATAACTTGGCTGAGGAAGAGGGCAATGAAAGAACAGATAAATCCTTCTTAGTACCAAAGTCAGAGATTAAAGAGATGAAGTATGATTTGAGTATCAATCGTTATAAGGAGATAGAGTATGAAGAGATTCAATATGAAGAGCCTAAGGTGATAATCGAGAAGATAGAAGAGTTGGAAGAGGAGATTATGAGTGGGTTGGCTGAGTTAAAAGGGATGATTGGGTGA
- a CDS encoding endonuclease domain-containing protein translates to MTDRIFNKNKTKEKRRSLRQKETEAEKITWNRLRGRKFMELKFRRQYSIGEYIVDFYCPELNLVVEIDGLIHFRKENREYDKVRTEFINSLGIKVVRFRNKEVLEDIDTVLAKLKDYISDKR, encoded by the coding sequence ATGACAGATAGAATCTTTAATAAGAATAAGACAAAAGAGAAACGAAGAAGTCTAAGACAGAAAGAGACCGAAGCCGAGAAAATAACCTGGAATAGGTTAAGAGGTAGAAAGTTTATGGAGTTAAAATTCCGAAGACAATATAGTATAGGAGAGTACATAGTAGATTTCTATTGTCCTGAGTTGAATTTGGTAGTCGAGATAGATGGATTAATCCACTTTAGAAAGGAGAATAGAGAATATGATAAGGTAAGAACAGAATTTATTAATAGTTTAGGTATTAAAGTAGTAAGATTTAGAAATAAAGAGGTATTAGAAGATATAGATACTGTATTAGCAAAGTTAAAAGATTATATTTCAGATAAAAGGTGA
- a CDS encoding ATP-binding protein: MTSLKVPATMKNLDLMINYVLDKVKGFDLYDSTLLYKLRIVCEEALVNIINYAYQDFDKVGDIEIICNIYSQDKKIILKFIDEGIAFNILEYQDPDLTLPLSERKAGGLGIYIIKSIVDKIEYYREDGKNILILTKSIATFIE; this comes from the coding sequence GTGACAAGCCTGAAAGTACCTGCAACTATGAAAAATCTTGATTTAATGATTAATTATGTGTTGGATAAAGTAAAGGGATTTGATTTATATGATAGTACATTATTATATAAGTTACGAATTGTTTGTGAAGAGGCTTTGGTTAATATTATTAATTATGCTTATCAGGATTTTGATAAAGTTGGTGATATAGAGATAATCTGTAATATCTATAGTCAAGATAAGAAGATAATCTTGAAATTTATTGATGAAGGGATTGCCTTTAATATACTTGAATATCAAGACCCTGATTTGACCCTTCCTTTATCAGAGAGGAAAGCTGGAGGTCTAGGGATTTATATAATCAAAAGTATAGTGGACAAAATCGAGTATTATCGAGAAGATGGAAAGAATATTCTTATCTTGACAAAATCAATTGCTACTTTTATTGAATAA
- a CDS encoding SpoIIE family protein phosphatase — protein MAINNKNILFDFEDDKSTSEDELLFESGDKDEIIFAFQDGEESLENELPPWKILIVDDEEEVHKITRIVLDDFTFEGRDMSFINAYSEAEAKELLNEHSDIAVVLLDVVMENENSGLEVVKYIREVLQNKLVQIILRTGQPGQAPEKDVIKDYDINDYKEKTELTSKKLYTTIMTSLRSYQNLKKLEETSAAKEKIESELQVASKIQASMLPRIFPPFPDRNEFEIFASMEPARNVGGDFYDFFFINDDKFCFVIGDVAGNGVPAALFMVITKTLIKNEALRNISAEEILYNVNNALCKDNDEFIFVTAFIGILDLKTGELEYANAGHNAPLICRADNGECGYIKSNDTFILGITEEFEYQKGSLNLKPDDVVFLYTDGVIESRNENKEQYGSNRLQKVISEIEDKNVYNIEEVVKEDLDRFTQGSYLFDDVTMLVLKFNRNQKE, from the coding sequence TTGGCGATAAATAATAAGAATATATTATTTGATTTTGAAGATGACAAAAGCACTTCCGAGGATGAGCTCTTGTTTGAATCGGGAGATAAGGATGAGATAATATTTGCTTTTCAAGATGGAGAGGAGTCTTTGGAAAACGAATTGCCTCCTTGGAAGATATTAATTGTAGATGATGAAGAAGAAGTCCATAAGATAACTCGCATTGTACTAGATGACTTCACATTTGAAGGAAGAGATATGAGTTTTATCAATGCTTATTCAGAAGCTGAGGCAAAAGAATTGCTAAATGAACATTCTGATATAGCAGTTGTTTTATTGGATGTTGTGATGGAGAATGAGAATTCTGGTCTAGAGGTAGTTAAATATATTAGGGAAGTGCTTCAAAACAAGTTGGTTCAGATTATATTAAGAACTGGACAACCTGGACAGGCTCCAGAAAAGGATGTCATTAAGGATTATGATATTAATGACTATAAGGAGAAGACTGAGCTGACCTCTAAGAAGTTATATACTACTATAATGACTTCATTACGCTCTTATCAGAATCTAAAGAAGCTAGAAGAGACATCAGCAGCCAAAGAGAAGATAGAGAGTGAATTACAGGTAGCAAGTAAGATTCAAGCCAGTATGCTTCCTAGAATCTTTCCTCCTTTTCCTGATAGAAATGAATTTGAAATCTTTGCTAGTATGGAACCTGCCCGTAACGTAGGAGGAGATTTTTATGATTTCTTCTTTATTAATGATGATAAATTCTGCTTTGTGATTGGAGATGTTGCAGGCAATGGTGTTCCAGCTGCATTATTTATGGTAATAACTAAGACTTTAATTAAGAATGAAGCTTTGAGAAATATCTCTGCTGAAGAGATATTATATAATGTCAACAATGCCCTTTGTAAAGATAATGATGAATTTATCTTTGTAACTGCTTTTATAGGTATATTGGATTTAAAGACAGGAGAGCTTGAATATGCTAATGCTGGGCATAATGCACCTTTAATCTGCCGAGCAGATAATGGAGAGTGTGGTTATATCAAATCTAATGATACCTTTATCCTTGGTATAACAGAAGAGTTTGAATATCAGAAGGGAAGCTTAAATCTTAAACCTGATGATGTTGTCTTTTTGTATACCGATGGAGTGATTGAGTCAAGAAATGAGAACAAAGAGCAGTATGGTAGTAATAGATTACAGAAGGTTATCTCTGAAATAGAGGATAAGAATGTATATAATATTGAAGAAGTAGTCAAAGAAGACCTTGATAGATTTACTCAAGGTTCATATCTCTTTGATGATGTGACCATGTTAGTCTTAAAATTTAATAGAAATCAGAAAGAGTGA
- a CDS encoding YgjP-like metallopeptidase domain-containing protein → MELLQIGNIGIEYKVVRSNRRKTIGIIVDLKQGVIVRVPRYLAKDKIKKIVESKAEWIIRKQKLLEERLERLLYKEIM, encoded by the coding sequence ATGGAATTATTACAAATAGGTAATATAGGTATAGAATATAAGGTAGTTAGAAGTAATAGGAGAAAGACTATAGGAATTATAGTAGATCTCAAGCAAGGTGTTATAGTTAGAGTTCCAAGATACTTAGCTAAGGATAAAATAAAGAAGATTGTTGAAAGTAAGGCAGAATGGATAATAAGAAAACAGAAGTTACTAGAGGAGAGGTTGGAGAGATTGCTGTACAAGGAGATAATGTAA